A single Streptomyces sp. Edi2 DNA region contains:
- a CDS encoding GNAT family N-acetyltransferase: protein MAIKILPVTETQAELIDAAVALGDRYTKTLGLLTPPAYRKHASDGGLLVAVDEGEVVGYALFGLPKRSPHVRLAHLCIAKEHRGKGAARLLVEEIRRRHSDRLGIKAKCRRDYGLSDMWTSLGFVPQGEVRGRGQDGETLDGWWLDHGHPDLFADVESEALLVVTVDHGVFADLRGRSPASEAAQSQALEAGWLADLIEIAFTPQLLHDLRAIADTAERKHQRAASHGLRRVIPDAEAVASRCHELLEAARTSKVHDLPADSELLPRLQYVAETSCAGLQVLVTRDPLLMQLADVAWSVARVKVVAPSAVTLHVDELRQAQMYRPADLMGTEFRASKVSPGAEAELVAFFDQTGDDRGSAFAKRLQALAADTVVWNRELLRDGQGRPVALYAWAMDGRTLSVPVLRTAAHPLEETLARQLLFSMKRLGRECGAQAVRVTDAFPSPATKTAAGDDGFFEHDGRLASLLVDVCGTAQEVAVVAGEAARELGREEAALEAGLPAEVAGFVERAWWPAKVVDSLMPSFLVPIEPRWSTELFNTPATLLPRPDELGISREHVYYRSSGRRGESVPARLLWYVSRGSSYEEGQMVIGCSQLDEVVIDAPDALHSKFEHLGVYGREQVRAIARGDASGRAMALRFSDTEIFPRTVPLRRLKSLAQGLGLQFSLMSLSKISNRLFQAVYEEGHRRT, encoded by the coding sequence ATGGCGATCAAGATCCTGCCTGTGACGGAGACACAAGCCGAGTTAATCGATGCAGCCGTGGCCTTGGGCGACCGCTACACCAAGACGCTCGGGTTGCTCACGCCACCCGCGTACCGCAAGCACGCGAGCGACGGCGGGCTGCTCGTCGCGGTCGACGAGGGCGAGGTGGTCGGGTACGCGCTCTTCGGGCTCCCGAAGCGGAGCCCCCATGTCCGGCTCGCCCACTTGTGCATCGCGAAGGAACACCGCGGGAAGGGCGCGGCACGGCTGCTGGTCGAGGAGATCCGGCGCAGGCATTCGGATCGGCTGGGGATCAAGGCGAAGTGCCGCCGTGACTACGGGCTCAGCGATATGTGGACGAGCCTGGGCTTCGTTCCGCAAGGGGAGGTGCGTGGACGCGGACAGGACGGGGAGACCCTGGACGGGTGGTGGCTCGACCACGGCCACCCGGACCTCTTCGCCGATGTGGAAAGCGAAGCGCTCTTGGTCGTGACCGTGGACCACGGCGTGTTCGCCGATCTGCGGGGGCGGTCACCGGCGAGCGAAGCGGCACAGTCACAGGCTCTTGAGGCCGGCTGGTTGGCTGACCTCATCGAAATCGCCTTCACGCCGCAACTTCTGCACGATCTGCGGGCCATCGCCGACACGGCGGAGCGCAAGCATCAGAGGGCTGCCTCCCACGGGTTGCGTCGGGTCATCCCGGATGCCGAGGCGGTGGCATCACGTTGTCACGAGTTGCTGGAGGCGGCCCGGACGTCCAAGGTTCACGACCTGCCCGCCGACTCCGAGCTGCTGCCACGCCTGCAGTACGTGGCCGAGACCTCGTGCGCCGGCCTGCAAGTTCTTGTCACCCGGGATCCACTGCTGATGCAACTGGCTGATGTTGCCTGGAGCGTCGCCAGGGTCAAGGTGGTGGCACCGTCGGCGGTGACGCTGCACGTGGACGAGTTGCGACAGGCGCAGATGTACCGGCCGGCCGACCTCATGGGCACGGAGTTCCGCGCCAGTAAGGTCTCGCCCGGGGCAGAGGCCGAACTCGTCGCATTCTTCGACCAGACAGGGGACGACAGAGGCTCGGCCTTCGCCAAGCGGCTGCAAGCCTTGGCTGCGGACACGGTCGTGTGGAACCGCGAACTGCTTCGTGACGGGCAAGGCCGCCCGGTCGCGCTCTACGCATGGGCGATGGATGGGCGCACACTGAGTGTGCCGGTGCTGCGGACCGCGGCGCACCCCCTGGAAGAGACTCTCGCGCGGCAGCTGCTGTTCTCAATGAAACGTCTCGGGCGGGAGTGCGGGGCCCAAGCTGTACGAGTCACCGATGCTTTCCCGTCGCCCGCCACCAAGACGGCGGCGGGTGATGACGGCTTCTTCGAGCACGATGGCAGGCTGGCGTCCCTGCTGGTCGACGTCTGCGGGACCGCCCAAGAGGTGGCAGTCGTCGCCGGTGAGGCGGCCCGTGAGCTGGGGCGTGAGGAAGCGGCACTCGAAGCCGGATTGCCAGCCGAGGTGGCCGGCTTCGTCGAGCGCGCCTGGTGGCCGGCGAAGGTCGTGGACTCCCTGATGCCGTCCTTCCTGGTGCCGATCGAACCCCGCTGGTCCACCGAGCTGTTCAACACCCCTGCGACGCTGCTGCCACGCCCCGATGAACTGGGGATCAGCAGGGAACACGTCTACTACCGTTCCTCCGGGCGCCGTGGCGAGAGCGTCCCGGCGCGCCTGCTCTGGTACGTCAGCAGGGGCTCCTCCTACGAGGAGGGTCAAATGGTCATCGGATGCTCGCAGTTGGACGAGGTCGTGATCGACGCACCGGATGCCCTCCACTCGAAATTCGAACACCTGGGCGTATATGGTCGGGAGCAGGTGCGCGCAATCGCCCGCGGCGATGCTTCAGGCCGTGCGATGGCCTTGAGGTTTTCGGATACCGAGATCTTTCCGAGGACGGTGCCGCTGCGGCGATTGAAGTCACTGGCTCAGGGCCTGGGACTACAGTTTTCGCTGATGTCGCTGTCGAAGATCAGCAACAGGCTGTTCCAGGCGGTCTACGAAGAGGGACACCGAAGGACGTGA
- a CDS encoding site-specific integrase codes for MARKRKPQRRRYGSVRRLPSGRWQARYPDTNGDLRAAPETFETKMDAEVWLSQTEADQTRGDWVDPYGGAVNFHEYATKWIDERGLAETTDELYRRLLRLHLAPFFDELDVNEISAAKVRTWRAERLKATGATTVAKSYRLLKAIMETAVDDDMIKKNPCRIRGAGREEADERPVATVGEVFDLADMIGLRWRLMVLLGAFASMRPEELAELRRKDVDLDEESVWVKRAAPELTTGKRVIGDPKSRAGKREIVLPPFVLTDLWQHLDWFAEPGPEGLVFVGERGAPFRRSTFGRKFRKARKKVGLPDDFRFYDLRHTGNTLAADTGAKLKDLMVRAGQSSERAQLIYQHSKKTHQRKIATTMDADVRRQRQEATERGEQVGELATVHRLAVRTSTSEAPEASTELAER; via the coding sequence ATGGCCCGCAAGCGCAAGCCGCAGCGGCGGCGATACGGATCCGTGCGCCGGCTTCCCTCGGGACGCTGGCAGGCCCGCTACCCGGATACCAACGGAGACCTGCGCGCAGCGCCGGAGACGTTCGAGACGAAGATGGACGCGGAGGTCTGGCTCAGCCAGACGGAGGCGGACCAGACGCGCGGTGACTGGGTCGATCCGTACGGCGGTGCCGTCAACTTCCATGAGTACGCCACGAAGTGGATCGACGAGCGAGGACTCGCCGAGACCACGGACGAGCTCTACCGCAGGCTGCTGCGCCTTCACCTGGCACCCTTCTTCGACGAGCTGGACGTCAACGAGATCAGCGCGGCGAAGGTCAGGACCTGGCGGGCCGAACGCCTGAAGGCCACGGGCGCAACCACTGTCGCCAAGTCCTACCGCCTGCTGAAGGCGATCATGGAGACTGCTGTCGACGACGACATGATCAAGAAGAACCCGTGCCGGATCCGTGGCGCGGGCAGGGAGGAGGCCGACGAACGGCCGGTCGCCACCGTAGGGGAGGTCTTCGACCTCGCCGACATGATCGGGCTGCGCTGGAGGCTGATGGTCCTCCTCGGCGCCTTCGCCTCGATGCGCCCGGAGGAGCTGGCGGAGCTGCGTCGCAAGGACGTCGACCTGGACGAGGAATCGGTCTGGGTCAAGCGCGCCGCGCCGGAGCTGACCACGGGCAAACGGGTCATCGGCGATCCCAAGTCCCGTGCTGGCAAACGGGAGATCGTGCTGCCGCCATTCGTGCTGACCGATCTGTGGCAGCACCTGGACTGGTTCGCCGAGCCGGGGCCGGAGGGTCTGGTCTTCGTCGGGGAGCGCGGGGCGCCTTTCCGCCGGTCCACCTTCGGGCGCAAGTTCCGTAAGGCGCGGAAGAAGGTCGGTCTGCCCGACGACTTCCGCTTCTACGACCTGCGGCACACCGGCAACACCCTGGCAGCGGACACCGGGGCCAAGCTGAAGGACCTCATGGTCCGCGCCGGTCAGTCCAGTGAGCGGGCGCAGCTGATCTACCAGCACTCCAAGAAGACGCATCAGCGCAAGATCGCCACCACCATGGACGCCGACGTGCGCCGTCAGCGTCAGGAGGCGACCGAGCGCGGGGAGCAGGTGGGAGAGCTGGCGACCGTCCATCGCCTGGCCGTTCGAACCAGCACCTCTGAGGCACCAGAGGCGTCGACCGAGCTGGCCGAGCGGTAA
- a CDS encoding helix-turn-helix domain-containing protein, whose product MSHQHGRLLSVPEAAERLGTGVRFVRRLIQERRITYVKVGRHVRIPEAALAAYIEANTVQPARRTRSHHRLAA is encoded by the coding sequence ATGAGCCACCAGCACGGCCGTCTCCTTTCCGTGCCCGAAGCTGCCGAGCGGCTCGGCACAGGCGTGCGTTTCGTCCGCCGCCTCATCCAGGAACGCCGGATCACGTACGTCAAGGTCGGGCGGCATGTCCGCATACCCGAGGCCGCACTGGCCGCGTACATCGAGGCCAATACCGTGCAACCCGCCCGCCGTACGCGCTCCCACCACAGGCTGGCGGCCTGA
- a CDS encoding helix-turn-helix domain-containing protein, with protein MSYAAREWVWDHSTSKGTARMVLTLIADRCVDRGCVAYASLPALMKRANASRTAVRDALAKLVATGELEQLTGRKGPRGETYYHLPAAARFLADQAIEEGRNPTLQGEQIPTPEGTESDPAAPFEGGPESDPGERNPTPGGHGTQPSGGTDSDPQNSSEPKVNGKSSSSAPLIPATQWQIDEDTRAWLQHQGHLARLGDHALRTADEKWRSYRAVGIPRTAAAWAADWRAWIAREHTPTPGHPHLRALPGGAPTSTLAGGMTRAEAHTAALLAALDEPAETE; from the coding sequence ATGAGCTACGCCGCCCGCGAATGGGTGTGGGACCACAGCACCAGCAAGGGCACCGCCCGCATGGTCCTCACCCTGATCGCCGACCGCTGCGTAGACCGCGGCTGCGTCGCCTACGCGTCCCTGCCCGCCCTCATGAAGCGCGCGAACGCCTCCCGTACCGCCGTGCGCGACGCCCTGGCCAAGCTGGTCGCCACCGGCGAGCTGGAGCAGCTGACGGGCCGCAAGGGGCCCCGTGGAGAGACCTACTACCACCTCCCGGCCGCCGCCCGATTCCTCGCCGACCAAGCCATCGAGGAGGGCCGCAATCCGACCCTCCAGGGGGAACAGATTCCAACCCCCGAGGGGACGGAATCCGACCCTGCCGCCCCCTTCGAAGGGGGACCGGAATCTGACCCCGGGGAACGGAATCCCACCCCCGGGGGGCACGGAACCCAACCCTCAGGGGGCACGGATTCCGACCCCCAGAACAGTAGTGAACCGAAGGTGAACGGTAAGAGCAGCAGCTCTGCCCCACTCATCCCCGCCACCCAATGGCAGATCGACGAGGACACCCGGGCCTGGCTGCAGCACCAGGGGCACCTCGCCCGGCTCGGCGATCACGCCCTGCGCACCGCCGACGAGAAGTGGCGCTCCTACCGAGCGGTCGGGATACCGCGCACCGCCGCCGCGTGGGCCGCCGACTGGCGCGCCTGGATCGCCCGCGAACACACCCCCACCCCCGGGCACCCGCATCTGCGCGCCCTGCCCGGCGGCGCTCCCACCTCAACCTTGGCGGGCGGCATGACTCGCGCCGAAGCACACACCGCAGCCCTCCTCGCCGCCCTCGACGAGCCGGCGGAAACGGAGTAA
- a CDS encoding plasmid mobilization relaxosome protein MobC produces the protein MNEPEYARFTAAAAHCKMANAAFLAYAVDKAARDLTRTAAEIATEREVIDEIFAARRHLGRIHGLFNQVAKALNSGADTPHLDATAQAVHDAARRMEDAADALLAHRDGGESA, from the coding sequence ATGAACGAGCCCGAGTACGCGCGCTTCACCGCCGCAGCCGCCCACTGCAAGATGGCCAACGCCGCCTTCCTCGCCTACGCCGTCGACAAGGCTGCCCGCGACCTGACCCGCACCGCCGCCGAGATCGCCACCGAACGGGAAGTCATCGACGAGATCTTCGCCGCCCGCCGACACCTGGGCCGCATCCACGGCCTCTTCAACCAGGTCGCCAAGGCCCTCAATTCCGGCGCCGACACACCCCATCTCGACGCCACCGCACAGGCGGTCCACGACGCGGCCCGCCGCATGGAGGATGCCGCCGATGCCCTCCTCGCCCACCGCGACGGCGGCGAGTCGGCGTGA
- a CDS encoding relaxase/mobilization nuclease domain-containing protein encodes MIPSIHKRGSETIGLIRYLYGPGTHEEHIDPHLVTAFGPLTPDPGRDPHATYEQLQRLLDQPINALPKNRRPNKHVWHISVRASPEDPILSDEDWAAIAHRTVAATGIAPEGDEAACRWAAVRHADDHIHIIATLVRDDGRRPRLHNEAHRAQAEARRIEADYGLRRIAPGDGTAAKRPTSAERHKAERRGQDATSRDLLRERVHRALAGAMDESEFFDRLAAEGVRVKKRIAPSGDVLGYSVAMVGDRNKDNEPVWFSGSKLAPDLSLPRIRKRLAATTDMPEPPAVLERSAASAPVRARHFAAEATGSALVSMSSDDDSATAAQLIGVGEVLDALAQTSLGPTQAELRDAARYFERAARSHIRAKNEEMYALRRAANQIVHSGTALGSGQDGAATALVLDVMILAVIGAARWHAARGHAQQAEAAQQAADRLRAAYQATAAGPLAAMRTYGQRLPGPARGRHAATIRAALPHLADRLEAEPGRDALTAVLDQAKGAGHDAVALLTKAAQQRELGSAESISDVLVWRLHHLGYIAPTTSVPRPQRPRSSPPAAPAAATVVHQEAPQPRLR; translated from the coding sequence GTGATCCCCAGCATCCACAAGCGCGGCAGCGAGACGATCGGCCTGATCCGCTACCTCTACGGCCCCGGCACCCACGAGGAACACATCGACCCGCACCTGGTCACTGCCTTCGGCCCGCTCACCCCCGACCCCGGCCGCGACCCCCACGCCACCTACGAGCAGCTGCAGCGCCTGCTCGACCAACCCATCAACGCCCTGCCCAAAAACCGCCGCCCCAACAAGCACGTGTGGCACATCTCCGTACGGGCCAGCCCCGAGGACCCGATCCTGTCCGACGAAGACTGGGCCGCCATCGCCCACCGAACCGTCGCCGCTACCGGCATCGCGCCGGAAGGCGACGAAGCCGCGTGCCGGTGGGCGGCGGTGCGCCACGCTGACGACCACATCCACATCATCGCCACCCTCGTCCGCGACGACGGCCGCCGCCCACGCCTCCACAACGAAGCCCACCGCGCCCAGGCCGAGGCCCGCCGCATCGAGGCCGACTACGGCCTCCGCCGCATCGCGCCCGGGGACGGCACCGCCGCCAAGCGCCCCACCAGTGCCGAGCGCCACAAGGCCGAACGTCGCGGTCAGGACGCCACCTCACGTGACCTCCTTCGTGAACGCGTCCATCGGGCGCTGGCCGGGGCCATGGACGAGAGCGAGTTCTTCGACCGGCTCGCCGCCGAAGGCGTACGCGTCAAGAAGCGGATCGCGCCCTCCGGCGACGTGCTCGGCTACTCGGTCGCCATGGTCGGCGACCGCAACAAAGACAACGAGCCGGTCTGGTTCTCCGGCTCCAAGCTCGCCCCGGACCTGTCCCTGCCCAGGATCCGCAAGCGATTGGCGGCCACGACGGACATGCCCGAGCCTCCCGCAGTCTTGGAACGCAGCGCAGCCTCCGCGCCCGTCCGCGCCCGCCACTTCGCCGCCGAGGCCACTGGCTCCGCACTGGTGTCGATGTCGTCCGACGACGACAGCGCGACAGCGGCCCAGCTGATCGGAGTCGGCGAGGTCCTCGACGCCCTCGCCCAAACCTCGCTCGGCCCCACACAGGCAGAACTGCGAGATGCCGCTCGGTACTTCGAGCGCGCCGCTCGCTCCCACATCCGCGCCAAGAATGAGGAGATGTACGCCCTGCGTCGCGCGGCCAACCAGATCGTCCACTCTGGGACCGCGCTCGGCAGCGGTCAGGACGGTGCCGCCACCGCTCTGGTCCTCGACGTCATGATCCTGGCCGTCATCGGCGCTGCCCGCTGGCACGCTGCCCGCGGCCATGCCCAACAGGCCGAGGCCGCTCAACAGGCCGCAGACCGCCTGCGCGCCGCGTACCAGGCAACTGCCGCCGGTCCACTGGCCGCCATGCGCACCTACGGACAGCGACTGCCCGGCCCGGCCCGGGGGCGTCACGCCGCCACGATCCGCGCCGCGCTCCCCCACCTCGCCGACCGCCTCGAAGCTGAGCCTGGCCGGGACGCGCTGACTGCTGTTCTCGACCAGGCCAAGGGTGCCGGCCACGACGCCGTCGCCCTGCTGACTAAGGCCGCTCAGCAGCGTGAACTAGGCAGCGCCGAGTCGATCAGTGACGTCCTGGTCTGGCGACTGCACCACCTCGGGTACATCGCCCCGACCACGTCCGTACCCCGGCCGCAGCGTCCACGCAGCAGTCCCCCTGCTGCTCCTGCCGCAGCGACAGTCGTCCACCAGGAGGCGCCGCAGCCACGACTCCGGTGA
- a CDS encoding flavoprotein, protein MSDQPDQQTKKPFLYVVVCASGIADDVGKLITAAQEANWDVGVVATPQGLGFIDTTAVEAQTGYPIRSAWRSPGDPRPLPPADAIAVAPATFNTINKWAAGISDTLALGILCEAYGFGIPTAVLPYLNSAQAAHPAYRQSLDRLREMGVLIGGYEPHRPKAGGGADHFRWEEALELLAPKVPGRS, encoded by the coding sequence GTGAGCGATCAGCCTGACCAGCAGACCAAGAAGCCGTTCCTGTACGTCGTCGTATGCGCGTCCGGAATCGCCGACGACGTCGGCAAGCTGATCACAGCTGCGCAGGAGGCGAACTGGGACGTGGGCGTCGTCGCCACCCCACAGGGCCTCGGCTTCATAGACACGACGGCGGTCGAAGCGCAGACCGGCTACCCCATCCGCTCGGCCTGGCGCTCACCCGGTGATCCCCGGCCCCTGCCGCCCGCCGACGCCATCGCGGTCGCCCCGGCCACGTTCAACACGATCAACAAGTGGGCGGCCGGGATCTCTGACACCTTGGCCCTGGGCATCCTGTGCGAGGCGTACGGCTTCGGTATTCCGACCGCCGTCTTGCCGTATCTGAACTCGGCCCAGGCCGCCCATCCCGCGTACCGGCAGAGCTTGGACCGGCTGCGCGAGATGGGCGTCCTGATCGGTGGGTACGAGCCTCACCGGCCCAAGGCCGGCGGCGGGGCCGACCACTTCCGGTGGGAGGAAGCGCTGGAACTGCTCGCCCCGAAGGTGCCGGGGCGGTCGTGA
- a CDS encoding helix-turn-helix transcriptional regulator has product MAEAQSEARRIGEVIRQARVLQRRSQKNVAAALGYHQSKVSRLEAGRGAQDVHMLREVARVLDIPPHHLGLAAAPDATPSNPETEDMHRRTFLAAGVAALAAPTTPAGAHQDLIQSLLPGPSPAATDPVPDLPEMRDHVAAARRLFCTCHYTQLERTLPGLIGKLRQAIGESPGSTDLSALLATAYQTSASLLLKQSDHGNAWLAVGRAMAEAERSGDPVVLASSVRVHAHVLARDGHTAQAITLVRHTADQLTGAYDQRSPKYLAALGLLLLRGVTAASTGDDRSATQDFLTEAKEVARYVALDRPDAWANFSPTNVALHGVSAAVAFGDAGIALQTARPLMRRHIPVPERRAALWVESARAYSQQGRLADGYQALRIAESCAAQDIRRPAVRELVADMAARDRRRTLPELHHFSRRLGVPA; this is encoded by the coding sequence ATGGCCGAAGCACAGAGCGAAGCGAGACGGATCGGTGAAGTGATCCGTCAGGCACGCGTGTTACAGCGGCGCTCGCAGAAGAACGTCGCTGCCGCACTGGGGTATCACCAGTCCAAAGTGAGCCGCCTGGAAGCCGGCAGAGGTGCCCAGGACGTCCACATGCTGCGCGAGGTCGCGCGGGTGCTGGACATCCCGCCGCACCATCTCGGTCTCGCTGCTGCTCCGGATGCCACTCCCTCCAACCCAGAGACAGAAGACATGCACCGCCGTACCTTTCTCGCTGCGGGCGTCGCCGCGCTTGCGGCCCCGACCACTCCCGCCGGCGCACACCAGGACCTGATCCAGTCCCTTCTCCCCGGCCCGAGCCCGGCGGCCACAGACCCCGTACCGGACCTGCCGGAGATGCGAGATCACGTCGCCGCCGCACGCCGCCTCTTCTGCACCTGCCACTACACGCAACTGGAGCGCACGCTGCCCGGACTGATCGGGAAGCTCCGGCAAGCCATCGGCGAATCCCCCGGCTCGACCGACCTGTCCGCACTACTGGCCACGGCCTACCAGACCTCGGCAAGCCTGCTGCTCAAACAGAGTGATCACGGCAACGCCTGGCTCGCGGTCGGCAGGGCCATGGCCGAGGCCGAGCGCTCCGGCGATCCGGTGGTACTTGCGTCCAGTGTCCGAGTACATGCCCACGTACTCGCCCGTGACGGCCACACCGCCCAGGCCATCACCCTCGTCCGGCACACTGCCGACCAGCTCACAGGTGCGTACGACCAACGCTCCCCGAAATACCTCGCCGCGCTCGGCCTGCTGCTCCTGCGCGGCGTCACCGCTGCCAGCACCGGCGACGACCGCTCCGCCACCCAGGATTTCCTCACCGAGGCGAAGGAAGTCGCCCGCTATGTCGCGCTGGACCGTCCCGATGCCTGGGCCAATTTCAGCCCGACCAACGTTGCCCTGCACGGGGTCAGTGCGGCCGTTGCCTTCGGCGACGCGGGAATCGCCTTGCAGACCGCCCGACCCCTCATGCGTCGCCACATCCCTGTGCCCGAGCGCCGTGCTGCCCTGTGGGTCGAATCCGCCCGCGCCTACAGCCAGCAGGGCCGCCTCGCCGACGGCTACCAGGCTCTGCGCATCGCCGAGAGCTGCGCGGCCCAGGACATCCGCCGCCCGGCCGTCCGGGAGCTGGTCGCCGACATGGCCGCCCGCGACCGCCGTCGTACCCTGCCGGAACTGCATCACTTCAGCCGTCGACTGGGAGTCCCCGCGTGA
- a CDS encoding ATP-binding protein encodes MEVHDIRLSVFGTPAAAASARRRLVAAIRDWGLPAGSDALHVAELMAGELLSNAVQHAGPGAVTVTARCDGNAIRVEVSDSSRDLPRTRSPSQDDEHGRGLSIVAALADRYGTEPTASGKRCWAEVGLQAVSSPEVALPVPLPRRRP; translated from the coding sequence ATGGAAGTGCACGACATCCGCTTGTCTGTCTTCGGGACACCCGCTGCCGCGGCGTCCGCGCGGCGTCGGCTCGTCGCCGCGATACGCGACTGGGGCCTGCCTGCCGGCAGCGATGCACTGCACGTCGCTGAGCTGATGGCCGGCGAACTGCTCTCGAACGCCGTGCAGCACGCAGGTCCCGGCGCAGTCACCGTGACTGCCCGCTGTGATGGCAACGCCATTCGGGTCGAGGTCAGCGACAGCAGTCGCGATCTGCCCCGGACCCGGTCGCCCAGCCAGGACGACGAGCACGGTCGGGGCCTGTCCATCGTCGCGGCCCTGGCCGACCGGTACGGCACCGAACCGACCGCGTCTGGCAAGCGGTGCTGGGCGGAGGTCGGCCTCCAAGCAGTTTCAAGTCCCGAAGTCGCACTACCCGTTCCACTTCCGAGGAGACGACCGTGA
- a CDS encoding UDP-N-acetylglucosamine 1-carboxyvinyltransferase has product MTTARTPAITSEVIAIRPGPPLSGTVTVDGSKNAALPLLAAAAVLRRPVQLSNVPANDDVQAMLMLLQHAGHGITHPVGKPDTALVLPSDGVHIAPDFHETAARIRASYYLVPALLAVHGRAVLPWPGGCRIGDRGMEQHFKVYEAFGDRTLVNDHGYSVEAGESRTGSVSVMLPFRSRGASIAAILRAVVAGRPLRLGQPNLSPEVISVLQALQVAGWETRADERVLSLTPPASASQEPVVWEVPGDKVEAGTLACAIAATRGNGRVEGVRSKDVAPMVAALRWLGIPVDAQQDALNVRAEGTRPTHQPLRAIASLSPRGLDADFEPALMALALGMHGTHLFADAINPGRHGNLVPQLARLGADIHQTSPTQCRLTGPQQLIGTGVEATDIRTGSALLIAGLTARGVTTLGGLEQLRRGHADLPTKLLALGADICEVTP; this is encoded by the coding sequence GTGACAACCGCTCGGACACCAGCCATTACCTCCGAGGTGATCGCCATCCGTCCCGGCCCGCCGCTTTCCGGGACCGTGACCGTCGACGGCTCCAAGAACGCCGCCCTGCCGCTCCTCGCTGCGGCAGCCGTCCTGCGCCGGCCCGTCCAGCTATCCAACGTCCCGGCCAACGACGATGTCCAGGCCATGCTCATGCTGCTCCAGCACGCCGGCCACGGCATCACCCACCCGGTCGGCAAGCCCGACACGGCCCTTGTACTGCCGAGCGACGGTGTGCACATCGCGCCGGACTTCCACGAAACCGCCGCTCGTATCCGGGCTTCGTACTACCTGGTTCCGGCTCTCCTCGCCGTTCACGGGCGGGCCGTGTTGCCGTGGCCGGGCGGCTGCCGGATCGGTGACCGCGGAATGGAGCAGCACTTCAAGGTGTACGAGGCGTTCGGCGACCGCACACTCGTCAACGACCACGGCTACAGCGTCGAAGCCGGTGAGAGCCGCACCGGCTCGGTGTCGGTGATGCTGCCGTTCCGCTCCCGCGGCGCGAGCATCGCGGCAATACTGCGCGCCGTCGTCGCCGGGCGACCGCTGCGGCTGGGCCAGCCCAACCTCTCGCCCGAAGTCATCAGCGTCCTGCAAGCACTCCAAGTGGCCGGTTGGGAGACCCGGGCCGACGAGCGCGTTCTCTCCTTGACTCCGCCCGCCTCCGCATCACAGGAACCGGTGGTCTGGGAAGTCCCCGGAGACAAGGTGGAAGCAGGCACCTTGGCCTGCGCCATCGCTGCCACCCGCGGAAACGGCCGCGTCGAGGGTGTACGCAGCAAGGACGTGGCGCCGATGGTGGCAGCATTGCGCTGGCTGGGCATTCCCGTCGACGCCCAGCAAGACGCCCTCAACGTCCGTGCCGAGGGCACTCGACCCACCCACCAGCCCCTGCGAGCCATCGCCTCACTCTCTCCCCGCGGGCTCGATGCCGACTTCGAACCTGCTCTGATGGCACTGGCGCTGGGAATGCACGGCACCCATCTGTTCGCCGACGCGATCAACCCCGGGCGTCACGGCAACTTGGTCCCCCAGCTCGCTCGCCTCGGTGCCGACATCCACCAGACCTCCCCCACCCAGTGTCGCCTGACCGGGCCCCAGCAGCTGATCGGCACGGGAGTGGAGGCCACCGACATCCGCACCGGGTCGGCCCTGCTCATCGCCGGCCTCACCGCCCGCGGCGTCACGACCCTCGGCGGCCTCGAACAGCTCCGCCGAGGCCACGCCGACCTCCCCACCAAGCTGCTCGCACTCGGCGCCGACATCTGCGAGGTCACCCCATGA